A single window of Granulicella mallensis MP5ACTX8 DNA harbors:
- a CDS encoding polysaccharide lyase family 8 super-sandwich domain-containing protein, whose amino-acid sequence MKIVIGLVSLALASAALAQCPRSGQDSVAIVRCRYIEETLPTDANGRGQLQQRTEFLMRSLRPDGTWPDVNYVSPLRSEWPAAQHLVRVLSMAKTAYLVRSAGHSDPALEAAVLSALRYWVKKDPTNPNWWWNEIGTQQLLGEIGLLMRPSLTNDDMVRMLPILKRSNWSTWTGANLVWGVTNQIMRGVLYDDEPAVAQGYARLYEEINQVPAVLPNGKPGEGIQADDSFHQHGAQFYSGGYGLDYTNYAARYISYSWGTPLQIPAEKMQTFANFVLDGQQWMVRGEVFDYAAVGREITRKDEAAVQHDWTHGPIAGYDAAYTLANVMTHLAEQSVPRQGEFRAFADRLNGQAGATPLTGNRMFWDSDYMSHRRAGYSTSVKMFSTRIQNSEITNSEGRWSTHLSDGMNLLYRTGDEYRGIFAGWDWALVPGTTAAHAYRPDGAPDTGERSIIDGRGKSDFVGGVSDGTYGVATMNLERGTLSARKSWFFFDSLYVALGTGISSEKESAPFFTTDINQTLLHGAVITNLSSKALESGSHTYKPGTLRYVHHDGTGYVLGDGLKVVLSNALQSGRWSNFGTGPDETVEVPVFNLWIDHGPKPKNATYQYTVMPGATVEQTEEESTHPSVLVLSNTDDLQAVFVPRLKLLSLVVRKEGSLDTPFGRISVSEPSVVMIKKDMSGYEITAANPANQPLSFRVTIGDREAKVELPGGSEAGSSVSVHLPR is encoded by the coding sequence ATGAAGATTGTCATTGGACTCGTCTCACTGGCATTAGCCAGCGCTGCCTTGGCGCAATGTCCTCGCTCAGGCCAGGATTCGGTAGCGATTGTAAGGTGCCGTTATATCGAGGAGACTCTCCCCACAGATGCCAACGGGCGCGGACAACTGCAACAGCGGACTGAATTCTTGATGCGCTCGCTGCGGCCTGATGGGACATGGCCTGACGTCAACTATGTCTCGCCACTGCGATCGGAGTGGCCTGCGGCGCAACATCTGGTTCGTGTTCTTTCCATGGCCAAGACCGCGTATCTTGTGCGTTCGGCCGGCCATTCTGATCCGGCGCTCGAAGCCGCCGTCTTATCTGCTTTGCGCTACTGGGTCAAGAAGGATCCGACGAATCCTAACTGGTGGTGGAATGAGATCGGTACGCAACAACTGCTCGGGGAGATCGGGCTGTTGATGCGCCCCAGCTTGACGAACGATGATATGGTTCGCATGCTGCCTATTCTGAAGCGCTCCAACTGGTCGACGTGGACAGGGGCCAATCTCGTTTGGGGTGTGACCAACCAGATTATGCGTGGTGTCCTGTATGATGACGAGCCTGCGGTCGCTCAAGGGTACGCCCGTTTGTATGAAGAGATTAACCAGGTACCCGCGGTGCTGCCCAATGGCAAGCCAGGGGAAGGGATTCAGGCTGACGACTCGTTTCATCAGCATGGGGCCCAGTTCTACTCGGGCGGATATGGCCTGGACTATACGAACTACGCTGCCCGTTACATCTCCTATTCCTGGGGTACGCCGCTGCAGATTCCTGCCGAGAAGATGCAAACGTTCGCGAACTTTGTATTGGATGGCCAGCAGTGGATGGTGCGAGGTGAAGTCTTTGACTATGCCGCTGTTGGGCGTGAGATCACACGGAAGGATGAGGCGGCGGTGCAGCACGACTGGACGCATGGTCCTATCGCTGGATACGACGCGGCGTATACGCTGGCAAACGTCATGACTCATCTGGCAGAGCAATCGGTACCTCGGCAGGGGGAGTTCCGAGCCTTCGCCGATCGCCTCAACGGACAAGCAGGTGCCACTCCACTGACCGGGAACCGGATGTTTTGGGATTCCGATTATATGTCGCACCGGCGGGCGGGATACTCGACCTCGGTGAAGATGTTCTCTACTCGCATTCAGAATTCGGAGATTACGAACAGCGAGGGCAGATGGTCTACCCATCTTTCAGACGGCATGAATCTCCTGTATCGGACGGGAGATGAGTATCGCGGCATCTTCGCGGGCTGGGACTGGGCGCTTGTCCCTGGAACAACAGCGGCGCATGCCTATCGTCCCGATGGAGCACCGGATACGGGCGAACGCAGCATCATTGATGGCCGCGGCAAATCCGACTTTGTCGGAGGAGTCTCTGACGGGACCTATGGGGTTGCGACCATGAATCTCGAAAGAGGTACGCTCTCCGCCAGGAAGTCGTGGTTCTTCTTCGACTCACTGTATGTCGCCCTGGGAACGGGAATATCCAGCGAGAAAGAGAGCGCTCCCTTTTTTACAACGGATATCAATCAAACGCTTCTGCATGGTGCGGTCATCACGAACCTCTCATCGAAAGCCCTGGAAAGCGGTAGCCATACGTACAAGCCAGGAACACTTCGGTATGTTCATCATGATGGGACCGGTTATGTTCTGGGGGATGGCCTCAAAGTAGTGCTCTCGAATGCGCTGCAGAGTGGGCGGTGGAGCAACTTCGGCACGGGGCCCGATGAGACGGTTGAGGTGCCTGTCTTCAATCTCTGGATCGATCACGGTCCTAAGCCAAAGAACGCAACCTATCAATACACCGTCATGCCGGGTGCTACTGTTGAGCAGACCGAGGAGGAATCCACGCATCCAAGCGTGTTGGTCCTCAGCAATACAGACGATCTGCAAGCCGTCTTCGTGCCGAGATTGAAGCTGCTTTCTTTGGTGGTGAGGAAAGAGGGTTCGTTGGATACGCCATTTGGCCGCATCTCCGTCTCAGAACCGTCTGTTGTCATGATCAAGAAAGACATGTCGGGCTATGAGATCACTGCGGCAAACCCCGCAAATCAACCGCTGTCCTTCCGTGTAACGATTGGTGACCGCGAAGCGAAGGTGGAATTGCCTGGTGGTTCGGAGGCGGGCTCCAGCGTATCTGTGCATCTGCCACGCTGA